The following are from one region of the Heliangelus exortis chromosome 2, bHelExo1.hap1, whole genome shotgun sequence genome:
- the LOC139792265 gene encoding serine/arginine repetitive matrix protein 1-like: MAKFPAGGTDRGPASSAPDVPTRVSLCIARLRSGGLRGVRSRHPGVRKAPPRVCPGRAEAHYPRCRPPARSPTPTRPRNRRPQSARLSPQARHLPSAPPRRWSGLPHLRHGLRGPGRTRPGEGGRAAPSTGSGRIGGSRSPKVHN; the protein is encoded by the exons ATGGCGAAGTTTCCAGCCGGAGGCACGGACCGAGGCCCGGCGAGCTCGGCCCCGGACGTACCGACCCGGGTGAGCCTATGCATTGCCCGCCTTAGGAGCGGGGGTCTCCGGGGAGTGAGGAGCAGACACCCCGGGGTAAGGAAGGCCCCGCCGCGGGTATGCCCAGGCCGCGCCGAAGCCCACTACCCGCGCTGCCGCCCCCCCGCCCGGAGTCCCACTCCCACACGGCCTCGGAACCGCAGGCCGCAGTCGGCGCGGCTCTCGCCCCAAGCCCGCCACCTCCCCTCGGCTCCCCCCCGCCGCTGGAGCGGCCTTCCCCACCTGCGGCACGGGCTCcgcgggccgggccggaccaGGCCGGGGGAGGGCGGGCGGGCTGCGCCAAGCACCGGTAGCGGCAGGATCGGCGGCTCGAG AAGTCCAAAAGTCCACAACTGA